The following nucleotide sequence is from Prosthecobacter sp..
GTGTGGCTGAACGGCGAGCTGCTCTTCGCACGCGATGAGTACCATCGTGGTGCGAAGCTGGATCAGTACAAGCTGCCGTGTCAGCTCAAGAAGGGGAAGAACACGCTGCTGGTGAAGTGCTGCCAGAATGAGCAGAAAGAGAACTGGACGGTGGAGTGGGAGTTCCAGCTCCGTGTGTGTGATGCGACGGGGACGGCGATTCTCGCGGAAAGATGAATGATGCGATCTTAAAGATAAAAATTCCTGACCCAGCGCTCCAGACCATGAAGACCTCCTTTGTTTTAGTTTTTTGCCTTCATCTTTCGTCTTTTGCCTTCGCCGACTGGCTGCAATTCCGCGGGCCGAATGCGACGGCGGTTTCGAGCGAGACAAAGGTGCCGGCGGAGACACTGAAAATCGCGTGGACAGCGGATTTGCCGGGCCGGGGGCTTTCGGCGCCGATTGTGGTGGGCGACAAGGTCTTCGTGACGTGCTCCAGCGGGCCAGGGCAGGAGACGCTGCATGTGTTTTGCTTCAATGCGACGGATGGAGCGAAGAAATGGGAGCGCGTGATGCGCACGACGGGACGCACGATGACGCATCCGAAGACGAGCGTGGCGGCACCAACTCCGTGCAGCGACGGAGAGCGGGTGTTTGCGCTGTTTTCTTCGAATGACCTCTTCGCGTTCGATCTGGGTGGAAATCTCCTTTGGCTGCGAGGACTCACGTTTGATTATGCGAACGCGAGCAACAGCCTGGGCATGGCGCAGTCGCCGGTGGTGATGGATGGGACGCTTGTGGTGCAGAGCGAGAATGACAGCGAATCCTTCGCGGCGGGCCTGGATGTGGCGACGGGGCGCAACAAATGGAAGCTGGAGCGTCCCAAGGCCGCGAACTGGTCGAGCGCGACGTTGTGGAAGGGCGCGGTGGCCTTGCAGTCGAGCAAGGGCATCCTGGCGGTGGAGCCGGCGACGGGGAAGACGGTTTGGGACTACACGGATGGCGCGAGCACGACACCTTCGAGCGTGGTGTCAGGTGAGCTTCTGTATGCCGTGTCTCACGGCATCACGGCGCTGGCACCAGAGAAGGGTGCGGTGACGCAGTTGTGGCGCAATGAAAAGCTGAATCCAGGAACCGCGAGTCCGCTGGTGCTGGGCGATCATATTTACGTCGTGAATGGCGCGGGCGTGCTGATCAAAGCGAGCCTGAAGAATGGAGATGAACTGTGGAAACTGCGACTGAAGGGGCCGTTCAGCGGTTCGCCGGTGGCGGCCGGGAAAAGCATCTATGCGGTGAATGAACGCGGCATCTTCCAGACGATCGACCCCGAGGCGCCAGAGGGCAAAGTGACGCAGGAGATCGAACTGAAGGAGACTGTGCTGACGACGCCGGCGATCTCGGGTGGCGCCATCTACGTGCGCAGCGATGCGAAACTCTGGAAGCTGCAATAACGAGATGCCTGACGATCCGATTCCGGAGTCCGAGGAACTCGACATCGCGATCTCCACCGAGGTGGAGCAGGAGACGTCGCGTGCTTTAAACAAAGAAACACGCCAGGTGCTGCTGGCGGTGCTGCTGGTGGCCGCGTTCATGGCGCTCGCGCATTTCACGCCGCTGAAGGCGTGGATCACGAATGTGCAGACGTGGAAGGGCCTTGTGCGTGAGTTTGGCTGGATGGCGCATGGCATTTTTGTCGCAGCGTGTGCTGTCGTGGTGATGCTTGGCGTGCCGAGATTGCCGTTGTGTGCCGCCGCAGGCCTGATTTTTGGTTTTGGTGAAGGTTTGGTGTTGTCGCTAATCGGATCGACCCTCGGCTCGTATGGCGCGTTCGTGTTGTCGCGTCATGGATTTCGACGTGCGGCGGAATCGCGTGCAGAGAAATGGCCGTGGCTCAAGAAGCTGCTGAAAAAACCTTCCATCATGCGTGTGTTCTGGGTACGGCAGCTCATGGTGCCAGGTCTCGTTCTAAATGTGCTGCTGGGCATGACGCCGGTGCGGCACAGCCGGTTTTTGCTCGGCACGGGGCTGGGTTATCTGCCGCTGAACGTGGCATTCAGCCTGGTGGGCAGCGGCTTGGGCAAAGGGAGCCTCGCGTCCACCTTCGCGCAGTTGCTTGCGGCGATGGCGGTGATCAACATCGCAGCGTGGCTGGTGTACCGCATGATGAAGAAGCAGCGTAACGCGTGACCGCATTTCGTGTCACGCATCCTTGCGCACGACATGCCATCCTGTTTTCCCGCACGCCGGACAGGTCAGATACCGCCTGGGATTGCCGCGCGCCTTCCAACGAATGCCGCCCATGTCCCAAATGGAACGTGCGTGACCGCAGTCACAACGCACCCTCCACTGCCTCGACTCCTCCTCCATGCTGCGCGCCCATGCAGACGGCAGCACGCGGATGAAGAAACGCTGAATGGAGGACATCGCAAAACGGGTGCGCCGCTCTCAATGCATCGCATGCCATGCCAGCGTGTGATGCTCCGCATCTTCAGCATCGGTCTGTATGGCGGCCACGATCACGGCCGCAAGACCAATGAGCACGGCGACCGGGAAGATGAGAATCAGCAGCGGCAGCAGCATGATGAAGGCGAGGGGGCCAAGCACAACGGTCAACGCGATCGTCTCCCAGCCGAACTGTTTCAGTTTGAGCCCGACGGGGGGGGCGCCGAACTGGCCGCTTTTGACAAAGACATGCTCCTGTCGCAGCCAGACGAGCAGAGGGCGGATCGCTTGGCGGAAGGGCCGGAGGAATGTGGCCCGCATCCGGCGGAACTGCCAGACGCGGTGGAGATGACGGGTTACAAAACGCGCTTCGGCGTTCTTGGCACTGGCAGCCTGTTGAAACGAGGCCGCCTGACCAGTGGTGTCAGGGATCGTGTTCATAGTGGTGGATGGTTGTAAATCATACGCTCCGACCACTCCTGACCTTAAAAATAGTTTTGCTCAACCGTCCCTGCACCCGTGCAGCGAACACGCCTTGCAGGCGGCGCATAACTCACAGGTGACGGTGTGTGGGCTTTCCAGACACTTGGGGCAGTGAACACAGAGCATGCAGAAAGGGCGCTGGTTGCCCGCAACCCCGGAAGGGCGCGGCATCCTCAAGGCAGCGCTGCTGGAAAACGTGCAGGCCCTCGACGAGAGCGCCTGGATGGGATCCAAAACATCAGTTTTCATGGCAGAATAGGGTGAAACACCTCACGCATGGTCTCGGATCGAAAAATGCGCTATGGGCAGACCTGCCCATATTTTGAACTTTTTTTGTCGGCGTTGCGAACCGCCCCATCCCGCGCTAAATCCTTCCATGTCAGCGACAACCAAGGCTGAGACAGGCCAGGCATGCTTAAAATGGGGGGGTGGCTCGCTGCTGCTTTCCGGCCCGTGTGTGATCGGCCGCAGGTCGGACAATGACCTGCAAATCAACAATGTGCAGGTCTCGCGCCGCCATGCGTTGCTGATGAATTACAATGATGACTGGTGGCTGAACGACCTCGGCAGCCGCAATGGCATCCTGGTCAACGGCATCCGCCTCACCAGCGCCCGTCGGTTGCGCAATGGCGATGAGGTCCGCATCGCCAACCACCGGATCATTTTCCATAACAGCAGCCAGAGTCCTCCGCACCACAGCTCGATCATCGGCAAGACCACGCAGGTGGCGGAGCCGGCCTCGGACGAGACAAGTCCGCCAGCCGCGACATGCGAGCTCATCATCGCCACAGAGAACGGCGAGATTCTCGAAGGCGAAAAGGCCGCGCACTGGTTCTTCGGCAAAACAGTGGAGCGCGCACCTGGCGCCTCCTGCTACATGCTTCCGGCCTCGGTGCGTCAGTGGCTGGAACTCGTGGCCGGCGGGAATGGTGCCGGCGTGTCGCCCTTGGAGATCAAAAGCGGCGAGCGCCGCGTGGTCATGTCGCTCGCACGTCGCAGGGATGAGCGCTTTTTCCTGCTGGTGCGCGAGGAGTCGGCCAAAATCTCCATTGAGCGCCTGCAAAACCTAGACCTCACGGAGCGCGAGGCCGAGGTCATGCACTGGGTGTGCGAGGGAAAGAAAAACCCTGAGATTGCCGAGATTCTGGCCATCGCGCCCAGAACAGTGAACCACCACATCGAGCATATCTTCAAAAAGCTCGGTGTGGACAACCGCCAGAAGGCCGTCAAAACCGTGATGGAACGTCTGGCGGTGTGATGACAGACAAACCGCTGCTCACTTCATCACCGGGCGCAGCACCATGTTGCGGTAATCCACGTTCGTGTGGTCGCCTTGCAGGTAAAGTGGGCCGGGCTTGAACTCATCGCTGGTCATTGCGCCGCCGGTGCAGCCGAGGACGGGCTGGTTGTCGATGATGGTGGTGCCGTTGAGGATCACCGTGAGGTGGCGGTCCACCAGCGTGATGTCCAGCGTCTGCCATTCGCCGATCGGCTTCTCCGCGTTCACGCTCGGGGTGATGCGGCTGTAAAGTGCGCCCATGTGGTGCGAATCGAGCGGCTTGCCGAAGCTTTCCATGATCTGCACCTCGTAAATGCCGCGCAGGTAGATGCCGCTGTTGCTGCCTTCTTGCGTGCGCACCTCGGTCTTCAGATTGAAGTCCTCAAACTCCGCGTCCGTGCGCAGATTGCCGAAGTGCTTGTCCTTGGCCTTCACCACGCGGTTTTGCAGCACACCATCGACGACACTCCAGCCGTTGTCGGCTTCTTTGAGCAAACGCCAGCCGGTGAGATCCTTGCCATTCAAGAGCTGGATCGGATCTCCGAACTTCACCTTCGCGAGATCAGGCTTGGCCGGGATGTCGGCGATGCGTTTGCCCGCAAACTCCGCAGGCTGGCCGATCTCCTTACCCTCGGCGTTCTTCTTCACTGTCGTAAGCTTGAGCGCGTCACCTTCAATCTTCGCGGTGATCGTTTCGATGGCCGACAGCTTTCCTTCTTTGTTCTTCTGCTCACGCGTCACGATCAAGGTGTCGCCATCGACCTTCGTGCCCGCCGTTGGCACCACGCTGCCGCCGCCCCAAAGCACGCTGGAACTAAGAGTGCCGTCTTTGGACTCAACGCCCAGCCATCCAGCACCACCCGTCGGCAGCGTCAAAGCCCAGCGGCCGATGAAAGGATTGTCAGCGGCATTCAAAACAGCACCGAGGCCAAGCACGGCGGAAAAAGAGAGAAGTCGAATCGAGGAGAACATAAGCAGACAGGTTGGGGTTTGAGTTGGGCGGGGAGAAACGCCGCCTGCCCTACCTTTCTCACATGTCTTGCGCGGCCCTTCGTGCTGGATGAATGAAAACAACCGGCGGGCTGTGCTGTTTCAGCGCCAACGGCGCGTGACTCCTCAGCCCATGGGCGAAGCCCTGGGACCAGCGCGATAGCCAACGTTCTCTATTGGGTGAAGCCCTGAAAGGGCGCTGCTCGACACCGTGCCTGCATCGTCCCCAACCCGTATAAAAACCGCACGGTGTCGAGTGCCGCCCTTTCAGGGCTCACCGACAAGCCGTGCGCGGCCTTGCCTGTGAACCCAGGATTGCATCCTGGGCTGAGGAGTACCGCGCCCTTGGCGCTGCCAGAACCCGGACCGCAAATCCACCACAGCGTGCCACTTACTTGCGCTGATCCTTCACGCAGTCGGGATCGGCAGGTGTTGGCGAGCCGGTTTGATCGACCGGATGCGTGTAGAGATACTTCCAGACCGCTTCGTGGATGAGTTTGCCGTCCTTGTCCTTCACGGCAGATCCGCCGGGCGTCACAGAGCCGTGCGCACGCCCGGCATCGCCCTTCACATCCGCGTCCGTGATCAGCCGCCGGGTGTTTTCAAACGGCGGAGCGACCATGTCCACATTCACGATGGGTCCGAA
It contains:
- a CDS encoding PQQ-binding-like beta-propeller repeat protein — translated: MKTSFVLVFCLHLSSFAFADWLQFRGPNATAVSSETKVPAETLKIAWTADLPGRGLSAPIVVGDKVFVTCSSGPGQETLHVFCFNATDGAKKWERVMRTTGRTMTHPKTSVAAPTPCSDGERVFALFSSNDLFAFDLGGNLLWLRGLTFDYANASNSLGMAQSPVVMDGTLVVQSENDSESFAAGLDVATGRNKWKLERPKAANWSSATLWKGAVALQSSKGILAVEPATGKTVWDYTDGASTTPSSVVSGELLYAVSHGITALAPEKGAVTQLWRNEKLNPGTASPLVLGDHIYVVNGAGVLIKASLKNGDELWKLRLKGPFSGSPVAAGKSIYAVNERGIFQTIDPEAPEGKVTQEIELKETVLTTPAISGGAIYVRSDAKLWKLQ
- a CDS encoding VTT domain-containing protein, with amino-acid sequence MPDDPIPESEELDIAISTEVEQETSRALNKETRQVLLAVLLVAAFMALAHFTPLKAWITNVQTWKGLVREFGWMAHGIFVAACAVVVMLGVPRLPLCAAAGLIFGFGEGLVLSLIGSTLGSYGAFVLSRHGFRRAAESRAEKWPWLKKLLKKPSIMRVFWVRQLMVPGLVLNVLLGMTPVRHSRFLLGTGLGYLPLNVAFSLVGSGLGKGSLASTFAQLLAAMAVINIAAWLVYRMMKKQRNA
- a CDS encoding LuxR C-terminal-related transcriptional regulator, which codes for MSATTKAETGQACLKWGGGSLLLSGPCVIGRRSDNDLQINNVQVSRRHALLMNYNDDWWLNDLGSRNGILVNGIRLTSARRLRNGDEVRIANHRIIFHNSSQSPPHHSSIIGKTTQVAEPASDETSPPAATCELIIATENGEILEGEKAAHWFFGKTVERAPGASCYMLPASVRQWLELVAGGNGAGVSPLEIKSGERRVVMSLARRRDERFFLLVREESAKISIERLQNLDLTEREAEVMHWVCEGKKNPEIAEILAIAPRTVNHHIEHIFKKLGVDNRQKAVKTVMERLAV
- a CDS encoding DUF1080 domain-containing protein; amino-acid sequence: MFSSIRLLSFSAVLGLGAVLNAADNPFIGRWALTLPTGGAGWLGVESKDGTLSSSVLWGGGSVVPTAGTKVDGDTLIVTREQKNKEGKLSAIETITAKIEGDALKLTTVKKNAEGKEIGQPAEFAGKRIADIPAKPDLAKVKFGDPIQLLNGKDLTGWRLLKEADNGWSVVDGVLQNRVVKAKDKHFGNLRTDAEFEDFNLKTEVRTQEGSNSGIYLRGIYEVQIMESFGKPLDSHHMGALYSRITPSVNAEKPIGEWQTLDITLVDRHLTVILNGTTIIDNQPVLGCTGGAMTSDEFKPGPLYLQGDHTNVDYRNMVLRPVMK